In the Streptomyces sp. cg36 genome, one interval contains:
- a CDS encoding TetR/AcrR family transcriptional regulator, with translation MAALPESALRRPPTGAGVLRESVTETIRRAVFEELAESGYARTSMEAVTRRAGVGKAALYRRWPSKEAMVVELVSGAAAAHIPTTADSGSLHDDVERFLRETLAALRHPLVGRIIPDLVAESARSASLRAALHESVLAPRRTAVATLLERAAARGELPPDIDTGLATDLFGAPLYFRMLAVGGPTDDAYVARLARAVVAAVSASR, from the coding sequence ATGGCCGCCCTTCCCGAGAGTGCCCTGCGGCGCCCGCCCACCGGAGCGGGCGTGCTGCGCGAATCCGTCACCGAGACCATCCGGCGGGCGGTCTTCGAGGAGCTGGCCGAGTCGGGGTACGCGCGTACGTCCATGGAGGCGGTCACCCGCCGCGCGGGCGTCGGCAAGGCCGCCCTCTACCGGCGCTGGCCGTCCAAGGAGGCCATGGTCGTCGAGCTGGTGTCCGGGGCCGCCGCCGCACACATCCCCACCACGGCCGACTCCGGCTCGCTCCACGACGACGTGGAGCGGTTCCTGCGGGAGACCCTGGCGGCGCTGCGCCATCCGCTGGTGGGCCGGATCATCCCCGACCTGGTCGCGGAGTCGGCCCGCAGCGCCTCTTTGCGCGCCGCGCTGCACGAGAGCGTCCTCGCCCCGCGCCGCACGGCCGTCGCCACCCTGCTGGAGCGCGCGGCGGCCCGGGGCGAGCTGCCGCCGGACATCGACACCGGCCTGGCCACCGACCTGTTCGGCGCCCCGCTGTACTTCCGCATGCTGGCGGTGGGCGGGCCGACCGACGACGCCTATGTCGCCCGGCTCGCCCGTGCCGTCGTGGCGGCGGTCTCCGCCAGCCGCTGA
- a CDS encoding acetyl-CoA C-acyltransferase produces MLPDIAVVDGARTPIGRFRGALRSVPAHRLAALVIGEALRRAETAPHLVDEVVLGCVGQVGPDAFHARRAALAAGLPVEVPAYNVNRLCGSGLQAVWSAAQMLALGEARAVVAGGAESMTRQPLLDYSERAPGELAGQSRIDGTFSLVTDPFSGGPMGLTGERVAERFAIPRARQDNWAARSQQRAAQAVARGRFTEQIVPVATPDGTAEHDEHPRPRTTVERLAGLDPAFVPGGTVTAGNSAGLNDGAAAVLMMRGADLPSGAVPLCLLRDVVAHALDPEIMGFAPAGAVARLLRRAGLTVDDLAVVELNEAFAAQVLAVVDDLGLDPERVNPNGGAIALGHPIGATGTVLLLKAAHELRRTGGRFGVVALCIGGGQGIAALIENPEGN; encoded by the coding sequence ATGCTGCCCGACATCGCCGTGGTGGACGGGGCCCGCACCCCGATCGGACGGTTCAGGGGCGCCCTGCGCTCGGTGCCCGCGCACCGGCTCGCCGCGCTGGTGATCGGGGAGGCGCTGCGCCGCGCGGAGACCGCCCCGCACCTGGTGGACGAGGTCGTGCTGGGGTGCGTGGGACAGGTCGGGCCGGACGCCTTCCACGCGCGGCGGGCCGCGCTGGCCGCCGGGCTGCCGGTCGAGGTGCCCGCGTACAACGTCAACCGGCTCTGCGGCTCGGGGCTCCAGGCCGTGTGGTCCGCCGCGCAGATGCTCGCCCTCGGCGAGGCGCGGGCCGTGGTGGCCGGGGGCGCCGAGTCGATGACCCGTCAGCCGCTGCTCGACTACAGCGAGCGCGCACCGGGCGAACTGGCCGGGCAGTCTCGTATCGACGGCACGTTCTCGCTGGTCACCGACCCCTTCTCGGGCGGCCCCATGGGGTTGACGGGCGAGCGGGTGGCCGAGCGGTTCGCCATCCCCCGGGCCCGCCAGGACAACTGGGCCGCCCGCAGCCAGCAGCGGGCGGCGCAGGCCGTGGCGCGCGGGCGGTTCACCGAGCAGATCGTCCCCGTGGCCACCCCGGACGGCACCGCCGAGCACGACGAACACCCGCGCCCGCGCACCACCGTGGAGCGGCTCGCCGGGCTCGACCCGGCGTTCGTGCCCGGCGGCACGGTGACCGCCGGCAACTCCGCCGGCCTCAACGACGGGGCCGCCGCCGTACTGATGATGCGCGGGGCCGACCTGCCGTCCGGGGCCGTACCGCTGTGCCTGCTGCGGGACGTGGTGGCGCACGCGCTGGACCCCGAGATCATGGGGTTCGCGCCCGCCGGAGCCGTCGCCAGGCTGCTGCGCCGCGCCGGACTCACCGTCGACGACCTCGCGGTGGTCGAGCTCAACGAGGCGTTCGCCGCACAGGTCCTGGCCGTCGTGGACGACCTGGGGCTCGACCCCGAGCGGGTGAACCCCAACGGCGGGGCCATCGCGCTCGGCCATCCCATCGGCGCCACCGGCACGGTCCTGCTGCTGAAGGCGGCCCACGAACTGCGGCGCACCGGCGGGCGGTTCGGCGTGGTGGCGCTCTGCATCGGCGGCGGCCAGGGCATCGCCGCCCTCATCGAGAACCCGGAGGGCAACTGA
- a CDS encoding AMP-binding protein, which yields MGEYAWYPGRELTEHSNVARFCRAHGLDGYRELQRRSVTDPEWYWTHAVEDIGIVWHEPPLCARDARAGIAATRWFPGGRTNLVDSCLERQVRRGRGDTPALVWEREDGTRGRLGYREAARLSARVAGGLRGLGVGEGDRVAGYLPPGPEAFALLFACARIGAVFVPMFSGFGAEALAVRLADAGARVLVTAAQTSRRGKGYDMLAVARAAAEKASEVAQLVVVDDESAEPDPIARPGRSSWRALAGAPPADTVPLPANAPFLLLYTSGTTGRPKGAVHTHGGFPAQVGSEVRYNLDVRPEDVAFWVTDPGWIMFALVVIGCTLAGAGVLAYEGAVDHPDPDRLWRLLDEHRVTVFGSSPSLARALMTTTPPPGAGAGLRILGSTGEPWTEDAWRWYFGEAGGGRCPVINISGGTEVGGSLLASAPTLPQSPGAFAGPCLGIDAAIEDADGVEVAEGEMGELVVRQSWPGMTRGLWRSPERFAHTYFGRRPGRWSHGDLASRTGGEWFVHGRLDDVMKVAGKRLGPAEVEDAALADPAVAEAAAVGVPHPVKGEALWCFVVPARGPLAPADAERVRARVADALGPAFRPSRVLALPELPRTRTGKVMRRLIRDCVTGDPPGDLSALANPDCLEALRTAVRRTDGG from the coding sequence ATGGGCGAGTACGCCTGGTACCCCGGCCGGGAGCTGACCGAGCACAGCAACGTCGCCCGGTTCTGCCGGGCCCACGGCCTCGACGGCTACCGGGAGTTGCAGCGCCGGTCGGTGACCGACCCCGAGTGGTACTGGACGCACGCCGTCGAGGACATCGGCATCGTCTGGCACGAGCCACCGCTGTGCGCCCGCGACGCGCGCGCCGGGATCGCCGCCACGCGCTGGTTCCCCGGCGGGCGCACCAACCTCGTCGACTCCTGCCTGGAGCGCCAGGTGCGCCGCGGGCGCGGCGATACCCCGGCACTGGTGTGGGAGCGCGAGGACGGGACGCGCGGACGGCTCGGCTACCGCGAGGCGGCGCGGCTGAGCGCCCGGGTGGCCGGGGGGCTGCGCGGGCTGGGGGTGGGGGAGGGGGACCGGGTGGCGGGGTACCTGCCGCCCGGTCCCGAGGCGTTCGCGCTGCTCTTCGCCTGCGCCCGCATCGGGGCGGTGTTCGTCCCGATGTTCTCCGGCTTCGGCGCCGAGGCCCTCGCGGTGCGGCTGGCCGACGCCGGGGCGCGGGTGCTGGTGACGGCGGCGCAGACCAGCCGGCGGGGCAAGGGCTACGACATGCTCGCCGTCGCCCGGGCAGCGGCGGAGAAGGCGTCCGAGGTGGCTCAACTCGTGGTGGTGGACGATGAGTCGGCGGAACCCGATCCCATTGCCCGGCCCGGCCGTTCCTCCTGGCGGGCGCTGGCCGGGGCGCCGCCCGCCGACACCGTGCCACTGCCCGCGAACGCGCCCTTCCTGCTGCTCTACACCTCCGGCACCACCGGCCGCCCCAAGGGCGCGGTCCACACCCACGGCGGCTTCCCCGCGCAGGTCGGCTCCGAGGTGCGCTACAACCTCGACGTACGGCCGGAGGACGTGGCGTTCTGGGTCACCGACCCCGGCTGGATCATGTTCGCGCTGGTCGTGATCGGCTGCACGCTCGCGGGCGCGGGCGTCCTCGCGTACGAGGGAGCCGTCGACCACCCCGACCCCGACCGGCTCTGGCGGCTGCTCGACGAGCACCGGGTCACGGTCTTCGGCAGCTCGCCCAGTCTCGCCCGGGCCCTGATGACCACGACCCCGCCGCCCGGCGCCGGTGCCGGGCTGCGCATCCTCGGCTCCACCGGGGAGCCCTGGACCGAGGACGCCTGGCGCTGGTACTTCGGCGAGGCGGGCGGCGGACGGTGCCCGGTCATCAACATCAGCGGCGGCACCGAGGTCGGCGGCTCGCTGCTGGCCTCGGCGCCCACCCTGCCGCAGAGCCCGGGCGCTTTCGCGGGCCCCTGCCTCGGCATCGACGCGGCCATCGAGGACGCGGACGGGGTCGAGGTCGCCGAGGGGGAGATGGGCGAACTCGTCGTCCGCCAGTCCTGGCCCGGCATGACCCGGGGGCTGTGGCGCTCGCCCGAACGGTTCGCCCACACCTACTTCGGCCGACGGCCCGGCCGCTGGTCCCACGGCGACCTCGCCTCGCGCACCGGCGGGGAGTGGTTCGTCCACGGGCGCCTGGACGACGTGATGAAGGTGGCGGGCAAACGGCTGGGACCGGCCGAGGTGGAGGACGCCGCCCTGGCGGACCCGGCCGTCGCCGAGGCGGCGGCGGTGGGTGTGCCGCATCCCGTGAAGGGCGAGGCGCTGTGGTGCTTCGTGGTGCCCGCGCGGGGCCCGCTCGCCCCGGCGGACGCCGAGCGGGTCCGCGCGCGCGTCGCCGACGCCCTCGGGCCCGCCTTCCGCCCCAGCCGGGTCCTCGCCCTGCCCGAACTGCCCCGCACGCGCACCGGCAAGGTGATGCGGCGGCTGATCCGCGACTGCGTCACCGGCGACCCGCCCGGCGACCTGTCCGCCCTGGCCAACCCGGACTGCCTGGAAGCACTGCGCACCGCCGTCCGCCGGACGGACGGCGGCTGA
- a CDS encoding MBL fold metallo-hydrolase: MPTIDILLPGFAIDTDQGYPAFCGVFLVRGADATGRRRTIVVDAAHVGRRPHLWAALAAHGLSAADVDTLVLTHAHWDHVQNIDLFPGAELLVHADERRYAHAPHANDWATPAWTGLLLEQLPVREVVDGESIVPGVRVIALPGHSPGSIGLLVETADGVAAITGDALHFAYVAQTRRNPLVFWDAELAARSIDRVVAESDLIYPGHDRPFRLTSDNSVDYLAPFALTVTGLRPDTEGLAFADGSARPVWVMPGVADQRTLYEKNADESRRRVARVPRVVGPV; encoded by the coding sequence ATGCCGACGATCGACATCCTCCTGCCCGGATTCGCCATCGACACCGACCAGGGCTACCCCGCGTTCTGCGGGGTGTTCCTCGTCCGGGGCGCCGACGCGACCGGCCGCCGCCGCACCATCGTCGTCGACGCCGCCCACGTCGGCCGCCGCCCCCATCTGTGGGCGGCGCTGGCGGCCCACGGCCTCTCCGCGGCCGACGTCGACACCCTGGTGCTCACCCACGCCCACTGGGACCACGTGCAGAACATCGACCTGTTCCCGGGCGCCGAGCTCCTGGTCCACGCCGACGAGCGCCGCTACGCGCACGCCCCGCACGCCAACGACTGGGCGACCCCGGCCTGGACCGGGCTGCTCCTGGAGCAGCTGCCGGTCCGCGAGGTCGTGGACGGGGAGTCGATCGTGCCGGGCGTCCGGGTGATCGCCCTGCCCGGCCACTCGCCCGGCAGCATCGGGCTGCTGGTGGAGACCGCCGACGGGGTGGCCGCGATCACCGGGGACGCCCTGCACTTCGCCTATGTGGCCCAGACCCGGCGCAACCCGCTGGTCTTCTGGGACGCCGAGCTGGCCGCCCGCAGCATCGACCGGGTGGTGGCCGAGTCCGACCTCATCTACCCGGGCCACGACCGGCCCTTCCGCCTCACCTCCGACAACTCCGTCGACTATCTGGCGCCGTTCGCGCTCACCGTCACCGGACTGCGGCCGGACACCGAGGGCCTGGCCTTCGCCGACGGCTCCGCGCGGCCGGTGTGGGTGATGCCCGGGGTGGCCGACCAGCGCACGCTGTACGAGAAGAACGCGGACGAGTCGCGGCGGCGCGTCGCCCGCGTTCCCCGGGTGGTGGGCCCGGTCTGA
- a CDS encoding thioesterase II family protein, with protein sequence MTGPTTGARAGCLLRAPREDAALRLLCFHHAGGGASFFAPWPARVPPGVEVVPVQLPGRESRFREPRCHDAGALAETLAAELGPHLDRPYAVYGHSMGALVGFATVAALLRAGGPAPLALYVGAYAAPHLTPPLPPADLCGDAELARLLVDIGGLHPRFLGRADWLRALLPVLRDDLRICAGHRDAGLPEPGDAERRAPFGITAFAGADDRLVDPGAVAAWRLYADEFRLVTVEGGHFFPREAPEPFFAELGASLAALLPAARP encoded by the coding sequence ATGACCGGGCCCACCACCGGCGCCCGCGCGGGCTGTCTGCTGCGGGCGCCGCGCGAGGACGCCGCACTGCGGCTGCTCTGCTTCCACCACGCGGGCGGCGGGGCGTCGTTCTTCGCCCCCTGGCCCGCCCGGGTGCCGCCCGGGGTCGAGGTCGTCCCGGTGCAGCTGCCCGGCCGCGAGTCCCGCTTCCGAGAGCCGCGCTGCCACGACGCGGGCGCGCTCGCCGAGACGCTCGCGGCCGAACTCGGCCCCCATCTGGACCGTCCGTACGCGGTGTACGGGCACAGCATGGGCGCCCTGGTGGGCTTCGCCACGGTGGCGGCCCTGCTGCGGGCCGGGGGCCCCGCACCGCTCGCGCTGTACGTCGGCGCGTACGCGGCCCCCCACCTCACGCCGCCGCTGCCCCCGGCCGATCTGTGCGGGGACGCGGAGCTCGCCCGGCTCCTGGTGGACATCGGCGGGCTGCACCCGCGCTTCCTCGGCCGGGCGGACTGGCTGCGGGCGCTGCTGCCGGTGCTCCGGGACGACCTGCGGATCTGCGCCGGCCACCGGGACGCGGGGCTGCCGGAGCCGGGGGACGCCGAACGGCGGGCCCCGTTCGGCATCACGGCCTTCGCGGGCGCCGACGACCGGCTGGTGGACCCCGGGGCGGTGGCCGCCTGGCGGCTGTACGCCGACGAGTTCCGGCTGGTCACGGTGGAGGGCGGGCACTTCTTTCCGCGCGAGGCCCCCGAGCCGTTCTTCGCGGAGCTGGGCGCTTCGCTGGCCGCGCTGCTCCCGGCCGCCCGTCCGTGA
- a CDS encoding acyl carrier protein — translation MSTIAIADTAEFCALLEDELGVRLAPEDLDRPLDDVAEWDSVHLLRLVTVVESVTGRRVPVAELLEAATFREMYEVVRA, via the coding sequence ATGAGCACCATCGCCATCGCCGACACCGCCGAGTTCTGCGCACTCCTGGAGGACGAACTCGGGGTGCGTCTGGCGCCCGAGGACCTCGACCGCCCGCTGGACGACGTCGCGGAGTGGGACTCGGTGCACCTGCTGCGCCTGGTCACCGTCGTGGAGAGCGTCACGGGCCGCCGCGTCCCGGTCGCCGAACTGCTGGAAGCGGCCACGTTCCGCGAGATGTACGAGGTGGTGCGCGCATGA
- a CDS encoding HAD-IIIC family phosphatase: MTTTGPAPADPAAPTGGGWQDPGALRTLRELYAAGRLEAEYPCVQALLARLPQDRRTAAGQLLARVDRAEAVLRHPDVPVVTVAVTGQSTVAPLVAPLTAELARHGLLLDPRVSPYGSYLSDLLEPAVAPDPDHRPRLTLCLLDAQTVFEEVPLPWRVEDVEGAARDRLALLAGAVRAHQDAGRGPLALNTVPLLHRHARQLVDLRSRARLGAVWREFNSGLLALAEEHPGVFVVDLDPLVGQGVPAYEPRTGLYAKARLAEPLLAGYARDIGHLVLGLLGRTRKCLVLDLDGTLWGGVLGEDGVDGIELGGGLRGEAFVEFQRVLAQLGSQGVLLAVSSKNDADRVREVLREHPSMVLREDAFVRINANWEAKHGNLLDIAERVGIGPDSFVFVDDSTFECGLVRERLPGVAVVRVDEEPALHVPALLADGWFDLPALTDEDRERAGRYRTEARRREFREDAGSYQDYLNGLGIEVTVRPPGPAELSRVSQLTLRTNQFHLAPQRLQVPQVHAWTRSPDRQVLVVGAADRFGDHGLVGAVFLRRSGDELHIDNYVLSCRVFSRGVESACLAAVLRHAVARGARAVLAHHRPTPRNAAFASFYLDHGFLPTGTAPDDPATVVFRHSLRDLAPAPAHLRLHTAFEEN; the protein is encoded by the coding sequence ATGACCACGACCGGCCCCGCCCCCGCCGACCCGGCCGCGCCGACCGGCGGCGGCTGGCAGGACCCGGGCGCCCTGCGCACCCTGCGCGAGCTGTACGCGGCCGGGCGCCTCGAGGCCGAATACCCTTGCGTGCAGGCCCTGTTGGCGCGGCTGCCGCAGGACCGGCGCACCGCCGCGGGCCAGCTGCTCGCCCGGGTGGACCGCGCCGAGGCCGTCCTGCGCCACCCCGACGTCCCGGTGGTGACCGTCGCGGTGACCGGCCAGTCCACGGTCGCCCCGCTGGTCGCCCCGCTCACCGCCGAACTGGCCCGCCACGGCCTGCTGCTCGACCCGCGGGTCTCGCCGTACGGCTCCTACCTCTCGGACCTGCTCGAACCCGCCGTCGCCCCGGACCCGGACCACCGGCCCCGGCTCACCCTGTGCCTGCTGGACGCGCAGACCGTGTTCGAGGAGGTGCCGCTGCCCTGGCGGGTCGAGGACGTCGAAGGCGCCGCCCGCGACCGGCTCGCCCTGCTCGCCGGAGCGGTCCGCGCCCATCAGGACGCCGGACGCGGCCCGTTGGCGCTCAACACGGTCCCGCTGCTGCACCGGCACGCCCGCCAGCTGGTCGACCTGCGCTCGCGGGCCCGGCTCGGCGCGGTGTGGCGGGAGTTCAACAGCGGGCTGCTCGCCCTGGCCGAGGAGCATCCGGGCGTCTTCGTCGTCGACCTCGACCCGCTGGTGGGGCAGGGCGTGCCCGCGTACGAGCCGCGCACCGGGCTGTACGCCAAGGCCCGGCTCGCCGAACCACTGCTCGCCGGGTACGCCCGCGACATCGGCCACCTCGTGCTCGGGCTGCTCGGCCGGACCCGCAAGTGCCTGGTCCTGGACCTGGACGGCACGCTGTGGGGCGGTGTCCTCGGCGAGGACGGGGTGGACGGCATCGAACTCGGCGGCGGGCTGCGGGGCGAGGCGTTCGTGGAGTTCCAGCGGGTCCTGGCCCAGCTCGGCTCGCAGGGCGTGCTGCTCGCCGTCAGCAGCAAGAACGACGCCGACCGGGTGCGCGAGGTGCTGCGCGAGCACCCCTCGATGGTGCTGCGCGAGGACGCGTTCGTCCGGATCAACGCCAACTGGGAGGCCAAACACGGCAATCTGCTCGACATCGCCGAGCGCGTCGGCATCGGCCCGGACAGCTTCGTCTTCGTCGACGACAGCACCTTCGAGTGCGGTCTGGTGCGCGAGCGGCTGCCCGGGGTCGCCGTGGTCCGGGTCGACGAGGAGCCCGCCCTGCACGTCCCGGCGCTGCTCGCCGACGGCTGGTTCGACCTGCCCGCGCTCACCGACGAGGACCGCGAACGGGCCGGCCGCTACCGCACGGAGGCCAGGCGGCGGGAGTTCCGCGAGGACGCGGGCTCCTACCAGGACTATCTGAACGGGCTCGGCATCGAGGTCACGGTGCGCCCGCCCGGCCCGGCCGAGCTCTCCCGGGTCTCCCAACTGACCCTGCGCACCAACCAGTTCCACCTCGCTCCGCAGCGCCTGCAGGTGCCGCAGGTGCACGCCTGGACGCGGAGCCCGGACCGGCAGGTGCTGGTCGTCGGGGCGGCGGACCGGTTCGGCGACCACGGGCTGGTCGGCGCGGTCTTCCTGCGCCGCTCGGGCGACGAACTGCACATCGACAACTACGTGCTGAGCTGCCGGGTGTTCTCGCGCGGCGTCGAGAGCGCCTGCCTGGCCGCGGTGCTGCGGCACGCCGTCGCCCGCGGCGCCCGCGCGGTGCTCGCCCACCACCGGCCCACCCCGCGCAACGCCGCGTTCGCCTCCTTCTACCTCGACCACGGCTTCCTGCCGACGGGCACCGCCCCCGACGACCCGGCCACCGTGGTCTTCCGGCACTCCCTGCGCGACCTCGCCCCCGCCCCCGCCCATCTGCGGCTGCACACCGCGTTCGAGGAGAACTGA
- a CDS encoding 3-oxoacyl-ACP synthase III family protein — protein sequence MSPSPAPVAHLVSVGTCLPGDPVDNAALAKLVGVDEQWAEMFIGNTSRHFAVDLATGQVRQSLADIAATAADRALAGAGLEAVDIDCVVMGTATPDQLMPATVNLVADRLGIDNVPTYQLQSGCAGAVQALDVARALLLAGRCSTVLVIGGDVCAKHLETDFDPGSRTPAELVNYVLFGDGAGAAVLSAEAFGHRVELRQVLNRLVGLGKPPGQVVDWFGLGDRHSTRTAVSEDYKAIEAAVPVLATQMFWELTGDVGWPADTVDYLLPPQLSGRMSDRIGDAMPAPGAERVNVVRTVGNNGNALPFLQLAALLDRWRGPGRAVTVAVESSKWIKSGIAWERA from the coding sequence ATGAGCCCGTCCCCCGCCCCCGTCGCCCATCTGGTCTCGGTCGGCACCTGCCTGCCGGGCGACCCGGTGGACAACGCCGCCCTGGCCAAGCTCGTCGGCGTCGACGAGCAGTGGGCCGAGATGTTCATCGGCAACACCAGCCGCCACTTCGCCGTGGACCTCGCCACCGGCCAGGTCCGCCAGAGCCTCGCCGACATCGCGGCCACCGCGGCCGACCGGGCCCTGGCCGGGGCGGGCCTGGAGGCCGTCGACATCGACTGCGTGGTCATGGGCACCGCCACCCCGGACCAGCTGATGCCCGCCACCGTCAACCTGGTCGCGGACCGCCTCGGCATCGACAACGTCCCCACCTACCAGCTCCAGTCCGGCTGTGCGGGCGCCGTACAGGCCCTGGACGTGGCGCGCGCCCTGCTGCTGGCCGGGCGCTGCTCCACGGTGCTGGTCATCGGCGGCGACGTGTGCGCCAAACACCTGGAGACCGACTTCGACCCCGGTTCGCGCACCCCGGCCGAGCTGGTCAACTACGTCCTGTTCGGCGACGGGGCCGGGGCCGCCGTCCTGAGCGCCGAGGCGTTCGGGCACCGGGTGGAGCTCCGCCAGGTCCTCAACCGTCTGGTGGGTCTGGGCAAGCCGCCCGGCCAGGTCGTCGACTGGTTCGGCCTGGGCGACCGGCACAGCACGCGCACCGCGGTCTCCGAGGACTACAAGGCGATCGAGGCCGCCGTGCCGGTGCTCGCCACCCAGATGTTCTGGGAGCTGACCGGCGACGTCGGCTGGCCGGCCGACACGGTGGACTATCTGCTGCCGCCGCAGCTGTCGGGCCGGATGAGCGACCGCATCGGCGACGCGATGCCCGCCCCCGGCGCCGAGCGCGTCAACGTGGTGCGCACGGTGGGCAACAACGGCAACGCCCTGCCCTTCCTCCAGCTCGCCGCGCTCCTGGACCGCTGGCGGGGCCCCGGCCGTGCCGTCACGGTCGCCGTGGAGTCCAGCAAGTGGATCAAGTCCGGCATCGCCTGGGAGCGCGCATGA